The following are encoded in a window of Bos javanicus breed banteng chromosome 12, ARS-OSU_banteng_1.0, whole genome shotgun sequence genomic DNA:
- the LOC133258508 gene encoding phosphoglycerate mutase 1-like, translated as MRNILNSDPVCATSRTAAMAAYKLVMIWHGESTWNLENHFSGWYDADLSPARHEEAKRGGQALRDAGYEFDICFTSVQKRAIRTLWTVLDAIDQMWLPVVRTWRLNE; from the coding sequence ATGAGAAACATATTAAATTCGGATCCAGTCTGCGCCACATCCCGAACCGCAGCCATGGCCGCCTACAAGCTGGTGATGATCTGGCACGGTGAGAGCACATGGAACCTGGAGAACCATTTCAGCGGCTGGTACGACGCGGACCTGAGCCCAGCCAGGCACGAGGAGGCGAAGCGAGGCGGGCAGGCGCTGAGAGATGCTGGCTATGAGTTTGACATCTGCTTCACCTCAGTGCAGAAGAGAGCAATCAGGACCCTCTGGACAGTGCTGGATGCCATCGACCAAATGTGGCTGCCAGTGGTGAGGACTTGGCGCCTTAATGAGTGA